The Halarsenatibacter silvermanii region TGGAATATTTACAAGGGCAGTTTTTATCCCCCATATTTACACTTTATGATATCTTTTGTCAAATTGGACATTCTAATAGTTTGAAATTTATTATATTTTTTGATATATTAATTACAGAATTGATATATTAATTACAGAATTGATATATTAATTTAATAAATGAGGAGGTGCCAATGAAATATAAAAACCTTACTGAAAAAGTTTATCAAATTTTAAAAAAAGATATTGTAAATATGAATATTCAACCTGGAACAAAAATACAATTAGATAAAATTGCTGAGGAATTAGAAGTCAGTAAAACTCCCGTTAGAGAAGCTGTAAATATGTTATCTATGGATGGCCTGGTAGAAGTTAAACCACAAAGTGGAACTTATGTTATAGAACTTAACCAAAAGGATATAAAGCATATTTATCAAGTCCGAAAAGCTTTAGAAAAATTAGCTATTGAACTTTCATTCTCAAAAATTAATGATGAAAATATTAAAGCTTTAGAGTCTATAAATAATAAGTGTTTAAAATTATATGAAGAAGAAAAGTATGAAGAATTTGTATCTGAAGATGAGCGTTTTCATAATACAATCTTTGAGATTACGCAGAATAAATATCTAATCACTTCTTATAATGCGATACGAGATAAGCTTTTCTACCTCAAAATGGCAGGTTTGGTTATTCCAAAATCAATTTTAGAATCAATCAAAGCTCACCAAAAAATTATAAAAACATTTAAAGAAAAAGATTTAGAAAAAGCAAAACACGAAATGAAATCTCATGTTGAAAAAGTAAAGAAACATTCTTTAAAGGTCCATAATATATATAATAACAAAAGAGGTGAAAAAAAATGAATAATTTTGAAGGTATTGTGCCTGCAATGATAACAATTTGGGATGAGGAAGAGGAATTTGATGAAAAAAGAACGAGAGAACATGTCAAATGGTTAATTGAAAAAGGAGTTCATGGTTTAGCGCCTTGTGGGAGTACAGGCGAAAATATTTCCATGTCAATGAAAACACAAAAGGAAGTAATAAAAACAGTCGTAGATGAAGTGGACGGTCAAATTCCCGTATATCCTGGGACTGGTAGGTATTCTACCAAACTGACAATAGAATTAAGTAAATACGCTGAATCAGTGGGTGCTGATGGAGTAATGGTTATTCTTCCGTACTATATGGAACCATATAAAGAATCTGTAAAAAATCATTATAGAATTTTATCTGAACAGATAGATATACCCATAATGGTTTATAATAATCCTTGGTTTACGGGCTATGAATTCGATCATTTTGAAATGCAAGAATTAGTTAATGATAACATAGTTTCAGCTGTCAAAGCAGCACATGGAGACCCAAATAGAGTTTTCGA contains the following coding sequences:
- a CDS encoding dihydrodipicolinate synthase family protein — encoded protein: MNNFEGIVPAMITIWDEEEEFDEKRTREHVKWLIEKGVHGLAPCGSTGENISMSMKTQKEVIKTVVDEVDGQIPVYPGTGRYSTKLTIELSKYAESVGADGVMVILPYYMEPYKESVKNHYRILSEQIDIPIMVYNNPWFTGYEFDHFEMQELVNDNIVSAVKAAHGDPNRVFELKNQCGDQLKVLYGHDYAAYEAFCNGADGWLSGLPNVCPGLCVKMYQASVNEKNFDKAKKLATKIRPLVDFLLYEKTKETPPRPHFLEFFKESLRLRGRDVGEPRRPLGHLDPERSKKLKQIIDDLF
- a CDS encoding GntR family transcriptional regulator — protein: MKYKNLTEKVYQILKKDIVNMNIQPGTKIQLDKIAEELEVSKTPVREAVNMLSMDGLVEVKPQSGTYVIELNQKDIKHIYQVRKALEKLAIELSFSKINDENIKALESINNKCLKLYEEEKYEEFVSEDERFHNTIFEITQNKYLITSYNAIRDKLFYLKMAGLVIPKSILESIKAHQKIIKTFKEKDLEKAKHEMKSHVEKVKKHSLKVHNIYNNKRGEKK